A portion of the Lolium rigidum isolate FL_2022 chromosome 1, APGP_CSIRO_Lrig_0.1, whole genome shotgun sequence genome contains these proteins:
- the LOC124669745 gene encoding protein disulfide isomerase-like 1-5, with the protein MRARRLLAVAALLAALLAVSAAAAARLDLDEVDDSEVLEALLAVDDEEDASAAAPEDSDGGGAEAVRRTQSMVLVLDNDNARRAVEDHAELLLLGYAPWCERSAQLMPRFAEAAAALRAMGSDVAFAKLDGERFPKAAAAVGVSGFPTVLLFVNGTEHTYTGLHTKDGIVTWVRKKTGAPVITLQSKDSAEAFLKKGQSFAIGLFKNYEGADHEEFIKAATAENEVQFVETNDRSVAKILFPGIASEEQFLGLVKTEPEKFEKFDGAFEEKEIVQFVELNKFPLVTVFTDLNSAKVYGSPIKLQVFTFAEAYDFEDLESIVQEVARGFKTKIMFVYVDTAEENLAKPFLTLYGLEGDKPTVTAFDTNDGSKYLLEADINMKNLKEFCLRLADGTLPPYFRSEQVPQEKELVEKVVGRTFDSSVLESPHHVFLEAYAPWCVDCEAISKNIEKLAKHFSGLDNLKFARIDASVNEHPKLKVNNYPTLLLYPAGDKTNPIKLSKKLSLKDMTRFIKEKLEISDVEIKEKPQTPDIETVAAADGVKDEL; encoded by the exons ATGAGGGCCCGGCGGCTTCTCGCGGTGGCGGCGCTGCTCGCCGCCCTGCTCGcggtctcggcggcggcggcggcgaggctcgaTCTGGACGAGGTGGACGACTCGGAGGTCCTGGAGGCGCTTCTGGCcgtggacgacgaggaggacgcgtcTGCCGCGGCGCCGGAGGACAGCGACGGCGGGGGCGCGGAGGCGGTGCGGCGGACGCAGTCCATGGTGCTGGTGCTCGACAACGACAACGCGCGCCGCGCCGTGGAGGACCACGCCGAGCTGCTCCTCCTCGGCTACGCGCCCTGGTGCGAGCGCAGCGCGCAGCTCATGCCGCGCTTCGCCGAGGCCGCCGCGGCGCTGCGCGCGATGGGGAGCGACGTCGCCTTCGCCAAGCTCGACGGGGAGCGCTTccccaaggccgccgccgccgtcggggtCAGCGGATTCCCCACCGTGCTCCTCTTCGTCAATGGCACCGAGCACACCTACACTGGCCTCCACACCAA GGACGGCATAGTTACGTGGGTAAGAAAGAAGACCGGCGCACCAGTAATTACCCTTCAGTCCAAGGATTCGGCTGAGGCATTTCTCAAAAAAGGCCAGAGTTTTGCTATCGGACTATTCAAGAATTACGAG GGAGCCGACCACGAAGAATTCATCAAGGCAGCCACTGCTGAAAATGAAGTACAGTTTGTAGAAACCAATGATAGGAGTGTGGCCAAGATTCTTTTTCCAGGAATTGCATCCGAAGAGCAATTCCTGGGCCTTGTGAAAACTGAACCTGAGAAGTTTGAAAAGTTTG ATGGAGCATTTGAAGAAAAGGAGATAGTGCAGTTTGTGGAACTCAACAAGTTCCCGCTAGTTACTGTATTCACTGATCTAAACTCCGCTAAAGTCTACGGAAGCCCAATTAAGCTGCAG GTCTTCACTTTTGCCGAAGCTTATGATTTTGAAGATCTTGAATCAATTGTTCAAGAGGTTGCCCGTGGATTCAAGACAAAG ATAATGTTTGTATATGTCGACACCGCTGAAGAAAACCTTGCAAAACCATTCCTGACACTCTATGGCCTTGAAGGAGATAAACCTACT GTTACAGCATTTGACACCAATGATGGTTCCAAATATCTGTTGGAGGCAGATATTAACATGAAGAACCTAAAG GAGTTCTGCTTAAGGCTTGCGGATGGTACACTTCCTCCATACTTCCGATCAGAACAAGTACCGCAAGAA AAGGAGCTTGTTGAAAAGGTTGTTGGACGCACATTCGATTCTTCTGTCCTAGAAAGCCCTCACCATGTCTTCCTCGAG GCTTATGCACCTTGGTGTGTTGACTGTGAAGCGATAAGCAAAAACATTGAGAAGCTGGCCAAACATTTCAGTGGTTTGGACAATCTTAAATTTGCACGTATTGATGCTTCTGTGAATGAACATCCCAAACTGAAG GTAAACAATTACCCCACACTCCTGCTTTATCCTGCTGGGGACAAGACCAACCCG ATCAAACTTTCAAAGAAATTAAGCCTGAAGGACATGACGAGGTTCATCAAGGAAAAGCTCGAGATTTCCGATGTGGAAATCAAGGAGAAGCCGCAAACTCCTGACATCGAAACAGTGGCTGCCGCTGACGGTGTAAAGGATGAGTTGTAG
- the LOC124669733 gene encoding uncharacterized protein LOC124669733, which produces MMHTKSESDVTSLAASSPPRSPKRAPTIHYYVQSPSRDSAHDGGGGGYKSSSMQATPVFNSPNESPSHPSFGRHSRASSVSRFSGVVRAGGKAGDLKAVNAKGWPECSVIEEEGSYEGLSGGDSGLTRRCQILLGFLSLVLLFTVICLIVWGAARPYVPEIVVKNIAIDNFYAGEGTDHSGVPTKMVTVNCSLNMIVSNPASMFGIHVTSGPVRLLYSQIAIGVGQVRQYYQPKNSRRHVTAVIHGQKVPLYGAGGGLDDDGSVPLTVDFKLISRGYIIGQLVRVTHKLQVTCNITVHIQATRPIRFPKDACAVNKG; this is translated from the exons ATGATGCACACCAAGTCGGAGTCTGACGTGACGAGCCTGgcggcgtcgtcgccgccgcggtcgcccAAGCGGGCGCCCACCATCCACTACTACGTGCAGAGCCCGTCGCGGGACTCGGcgcacgacggcggcggcggcggctacaagTCCTCCTCGATGCAGGCCACGCCCGTGTTCAACAGCCCCAACGAGTCGCCCTCGCACCCCTCCTTCGGCCGCCACTCCAGGGCCTCCTCCGTCAGCCGCTTCTCCGGCGTCGTCCGCGCCGGCGGCAAGGCCGGCGACCTCAAGGCCGTGAACGCCAAGGGATGGCCCGAGTGCAGCGTCATCGAGGAGGAGGGCTCCTACGAGGGCCTCTCCGGCGGCGACAGCGGCCTCACCCGCCGCTGCCAGATCCTGCTCGGGTTCCTCAGCTTAGTCCTGCTCTTCACCGTCATCTGCCTCATCGTCTGGGGCGCCGCACGACCATACGTGCCGGAGATCGTCGTCAAG AATATCGCCATCGATAACTTCTATGCTGGTGAGGGTACAGACCACAGTGGGGTTCCAACCAAAATGGTCACAGTGAACTGCTCTCTCAACATGATTGTGTCCAACCCCGCTTCAATGTTTGGAATACATGTCACTTCGGGCCCTGTTCGTCTGCTCTATTCACAGATCGCTATCGGGGTTGGACAG GTTCGCCAGTACTACCAGCCGAAGAATAGTCGCCGCCACGTGACGGCGGTCATTCACGGACAGAAGGTCCCCCTCTACGGCGCAGGAGGCGGGCTAGACGATGATGGGTCGGTGCCATTGACCGtggacttcaagctgatctcacgGGGCTACATCATCGGCCAGCTCGTGCGGGTGACACACAAGTTGCAAGTAACATGCAACATCACCGTTCATATCCAGGCGACGAGGCCGATCAGGTTCCCCAAGGATGCCTGCGCAGTGAACAAGGGCTGA